The sequence cagtgaaacTTTGGATTGTCTGAAGAGTTTTAATGTAGACACCTCATCAGAGCTTCTTTTCAGTTGCACTAATACACGTGATTAGgcattatgattaaaaaaacatttgtgaattttCATTGAAAGTAGTTATTGGACACATGCATGTGAAGCAGTGACTCCATAACAGTACCAGAAATTATTAGTACACAGGTCACATAGAATACACCTCCCTGTATTGGATTAGAGCATCCAATCTTTTGTATTAATACTTTTATAGAAAGCTTCCTTGTAATGTGATCTGTGTATCGTTGTTGTGATTTTTGCTTGTACACGCACACTGAAGTGGACCGACCTTATTTTGAAAATTCAGTGGCTGCTTCCTTTTCACTTCCGTGTCGCCCCCTGGAGCAGAGCTGGGTGTCAACGTAAACAGTGAGTCCAGCCAACTTTTGTTTACATTAACAAAACCTACCTGGGTGACACTTTAACCAACTGAATAAACAACCTGTTATATGTCAGTGAAGGTCTGAAGTCAGTTCTCATCCTGAAGTACATAGTTGACTTGTTCACAGCTAATGCTAAATTGTATGTAGCTAGCTAACACTGCTAACTACAGTTGATAGAAACGTTAACTAATATAACTGAAGAGGTTACCACCAAGTCAGCTGgtaacttaaaataaaataaggcCCATTACCGCTACTCAACAAGCATTGCAAACATTTGTGGTTTAGTATAGGTTAACATGGATACTGTTAGCGTTTACTAGTTAGCTCACAAATAATCCATACAGACGCCTTGAATGAAGCAAGTTCATCCATCTAAGTATATGGCTTCTTACTATAAGTTTGGACTCGTcattgtttgaatgtttgtttctgtatgTCTCCTTGTTTCACTCAGATAATTACACGATGTCCAGTAAAGAAGTGAAAACGGCACTGAAAAGTGCCAGAGAGGctataaaaaacaaagagttCAAAGAGGCTCTAAAATACTGCAAGGTACAGTATCTTAGGTTCAAACCCCCCTAAGAACTATGGGTACTGaatgagagagaacagagatgTACACACAGTTGACTTTGCTCTCTTCAATGTGATTTCAGGCTGTTTTGAAACTAGAGAAGAACAATTATAATGCATGGGTGTTCATCGGCTTGGCAGCCAGTGAGCTCGAGCAACCTGATCAGGCACAGACAGCTTATAAAAAGGCCGTGGAGCTGGAGCCTGAGCAGCTACTGGCATGGCAGGTAAGATGGGGAAATTAATGTCCACCTGGATGCCACTGTTCAGGACACAGTCATTTGATATGTGTTCATTTGTACTGCAGGTGCTGCATATTGTTACACAATTGTCCTCCCCAAGCCCATTATGTATTGCATGTGTCATATAGATGCGTTTGTGTTTTAGGGCTTGGCCAATCTTTATGAGAAGACTGACCAGTGGGATTTCAAAGTTGAGCTACCAAACATCTATGAAAAGCTTGTTGAGCTGTATGCAAGGTAACATATGGAAAAGCATCTTTCTTAAAACTGCAAAGGAAGTTGTGATGATATTTTCTTGCGCCCACCACCTGATTTCTAGTTTATTTCTAGTTATTTGATTTGTGATGTTATTGATTCTCATTATGTTCTCCGTCAACAGCTCTGACAAAACTAAATGTTATGAGGTGATCAGAAAGCTGTCAGATATCTATCAGACTGACAAAGAATATTCAAAGGTATGTAATTTAATTGGACATGTGTGTAATGGACAAAAGACTGTTGTGTTCTTTtcacacattaaaatgcatttgcatatttgcacaCAGTTAGCAACAGTTTGGCTGCAGCTCATTcagctgaaggaggaagaggctgTGGACAAGAAAGAGCTACTGCAGCTATGGCAACAGATGACCCAACTCCTTTCGGACTGCCTTAAAGTGGAAGAGCAGGACAGTGAAACTCAACAGCATGTAAGATAGCAGTGTATCTTTTCAATTTTTGTCGGCATGTTCGCCTGGCCTTGTAGAAGTCTGAAGCCCCAATTTCTCCCACAGACTGATTAAGTAAAGGTCATACTTTGCTTAAAATCTCTATGCCATCAGCCTTTTGgtaactgttttgtttgtttgtggtcaTCAGTTAATCACAGCATTTGAGAAAGCCATGGTTCTCATAGATCCTGTGCCAGGAGAGGAACACCAGAAGGTCTCAGCTGACTATGTCAGATGTCTTTCAGGAGTAAGTGCACCttgttttatgtctgtgtcACCACCAGAGAAAATTCAAGGACAATTAGAATGTGTCCATGTccatcaaaaatattaaaagtagGCCGTCTCAtgcttttttaattttctgctcATCATGAATCTCTCCCTTATTGTAGCTGCCACAAGAAGAAGCCAAAATGAAAGAGGCATGTGAGTCCATGCTGTCCCTCTACCCCAAACAAAGTTATCCTCTTGAAGTCCTTTGTTCTCACTACCTCAAAACAGGTAAATACTGTTGTCTTGTTCATTAAATGTATAAAGACACATGAGTGATTTGCAGGTATTTAAGAGTTTTAGTCAATAAAATACAATAGTGTTACTTACAGGCATTCAGATTCACTCCTGatacatgttgtgtttttatctgaagGGTTTCAGAATGAGGATGCAGTCAGCTGTTTCTCCCGGCTCCTGGATCTGGTCCCTGACAGTGGATTAGGTCACTTGGGTCTGGGCACAAAAGCGCTTGAAGAAGGAAGGTATAAAGATGCCATTAAGAGCCTTGCACAAGGTGAGTTTGTGCTTTAAGAAAGAATGTATTCAATTCTTAATGTAAATGACTATCTCTGTAATTGAGCACGTTCGTGCACGTTCCCATGGTGTGTCGCTTCTGTTTTATCAGGGTTGAAGAAAATGAGCTCCAGTACAGGATGGTGCAGTCTGGCTCAAACTCAGTTTAAAATGCACAGATACTCAGACAGTGCTGTATCCTGCTCCCAAGGTATGTTTAGCCAGATGACCTTGCAACAGCATGTAAGTCACTGATTCAGCTAGTCCAGAAAAATACGTCAGTCAGACTTCATCaacagttaattaaaaaaaacagaggaatttgttaatgaaatattgatgtttACAACCATCTTCAAAAGGCAGTTGGCTCTAGTCCCTGAAGCAGATAATGAACTTCACTGTCTGGCTCTGTTAggtgtgaccgtgtgtgtgtctggagacAAGGAGCTGAGGGTCAAACTGCTTACGCTGAAACTAGAGGCTTTAGTcaggagtggaggagagaaggcTGCGGACCAGGCTTTGGAGGCATTTTCACAGGTAGTATGATTAACTCATGTTCTGTTCATTCAGCATGTTGTATGTACTTTACATTAGCATTTCCTTGTTAGTTAGTTTGGTATTAAGTAATTcagcatttaaacattttatttatctacatTTAGTATGGAGACGTGTAGCACTTTGTAGTGTCAAAGTAAATATAATCTATTTTTGTTGtcttatctgttttttttttagatcccAGATGCTGAAAAAGATCCAGTTCTGGTATCTCTGAAGGGACGTGCGTACCTTAATAAGGGAAAAGTTGATCAAGCACTTGAGGTTAAAAAAACCTTTTACTTACTGAATTCTGTCTGTGAGGATGTctgatttattatattttttcagAATTGAACACttgataataacagtaataataatgactaGAGATAcatttctgtcctgtttttacatatatggaaaataacaaaaggaTCCCTTGTATTAGACACAAGATGGATTTATGCACAGTAAACTTTTCTGTCTAGGTGTCGTCAGAGCTGCTGGCCTCAAACCTTAACCTGGCCCAGGCGTTTGTGCTGAGGGGATTTTCACAGCTGGCTCAGGGCCAGCAGCAGCTTGCAGAGGAGAGGTAAAAACtgcgtgttttgtttttgcatgtttttaatctgtGGCTCTCCATTTTTGTAAATCAAGGTAAAATCAAATCATCCATTTGTGTGTTGAGACAAAGTGTAGTTCTCCTCAGTgaacttttctctctcactcttatGTTGTTTAGCTTCCTGGAGGCGACCAGCCAGAGCCCACACTGTGCAGAGTATTATTTCTTGCTGGGACAACTCTACTGGGACATGGGAGAAGAGACCCGTAAAGACAGGAGCAAAGCCCATACATATTTGCTCAAGGTTAGTGCACATGATGTCGAAATTTTGGAACATTTGTTAGGTTGGTTGTATGGCACtatgtattcatttaaaaaaaaaaatctaatttataaAATAGTGATCCTCCATTCTCATTTGTGAAATGTCTTAATCATTTTATTGCCTTGAGTCAAGTGcttaatttgtttgtttcaggcTGCAAAGTTAGACCCACACCTTGGTTGTGTATTCCGATACCTTGGACACTATTACCGGGAGGTGGCTAATGATCATGGCCGGGCACGGGGCTGCTATAAGAAGGCCTTTGAGTTGGACGACAATGATGCCGAGTCTGGAGCTGCCTCAGTTGATCTCAGTATGGAGCAGGGCGATATGGTGAGTGGATTTGTTCGCAAACAGATACGAACTCTAAAAAGCCACAGCGCTCAAGTGTGGTGTTGGCATTTTGTCATGGTGTTTCCTCACAGGTGCCTCTCTCTTGTCTTGACCCTTTCTGTGCTCGTCTTTTCCCTATCCTCCCTTTCTGTCTTCTTCCCTCAATGCTGTAGGACACCGCCTTAGCACTGCTTCAGTCAGTGATTGAGAAAGCCACTCCAGGCTCAGCTAAATGGGCTTGGATGAGGCAAGGGTTGTATTACCTGAAGGTCGGAGAGCATCAACAAGCTACAGCTGAGTAAGAGTTTCAATTCAATGTATTACTTTAATTCTTTGGAATTTTTCTATATTATCAATGGTATTTTACGTTTATGAGCATTTTTGACCATTTAATATGTGTTTTATAGTCTGCAGGCAGCTCTGAGAGCAGATCCAGAGGACTGGGTGTGTTGGGAGTGTTTAGGTGAGGCCTACCTAAACCGCCGGAGCTTCACAGCTGCTCTGAAGGCCTTTGGTAAGGCCCATCAGCTTCAACCCTCCTCTATATACAGTGTCTACCAGGCTGCTGCAATCAAACAGACCCTGGGCAAGTTCAAGGAGGCGGTTGCAGAGTACCTACAGATCACAGCGCAGCAGGACTATGTTCCTGCTCTGAAAGGTAGGTGCTTGAATCAGTGTATCCAAGACCTCTGAGTCTGGTATCTGAACCTGAGCATTTGATCAGATTAGTATGATCTGTTGTTCAGGTCTTGGGGAATGCCAGCTGTCTCTGGCAAAAAGTTTGATGGAAGACTGCAGAGATGGGGGAGCCATTGACCTCATTCAGCAAGCCATAAAGAACCTGTTCAGGTAAACATTAGACATTTGTTTATTCTGTAAATTGAAATAATGTGACTCATTACATGTCAGTATCACTCAGACCgttttgtctgtatttcacTGATCTACCTTTTCATACTTCTGTGCTTATCAGAGCAGTGGAGCTGCGTCCAGACCTGTCTTGTTTGTGGAAGCTGCTGGGAGATGCTTGCTCCGCAGTCAGCACCGTGTCCCCAAACAGAGCCCAGGTTGTAGTGCCGGCCCTGCTGGTTGGCGTAGAGCCCAACACCCAGAGCCACACACTGAACCAGGCCCAGACACTGAAAGTCGGTGAGAGGTATGAGCACAAACAGGCACATATGTTTTCTGAGTTGTCCCTACCATTTCTACAATGTCAAATCATGCATTTATAACATCAGCACACTGACAAAAACGTTGAGATTGAATAGCCTTAATGGCATAATGgtgtttttgttgcctttggGTACCGTGCCTGCCCATCATCAAATCAAAACCCTGGACATTAAGAgcatgtttttgtctgcaggtGTTATGCCCGTGCCTTGAAGCTGATGTCTGAGGTCCCGAGTCTTTGGTATGACCTAGGACTCAACTATTACCGCCAGTCCAGCCTCCCCTGCCCTACAGAGGGAGACCAAAGCTCCCCATCTCTGCTCCTGGAAAAGGCTCAGCAGGTAATTCACAGAACCCTGCACAACAACAGTGTTGCATTGTCTGCTCCCAGAGGTGGTCTTTAAAGAGTTTCTATCTCCTCTCAGTGTCTAAAAAAGGCCATCATGATGGACAGTGGAAATCATAGCTATTGGACTGCCTTGGGAGTGGTATCCATGAGCAAAGGTAATGATATGCCTCACTCTTGTAAATAATAGCGGTCTAGCCCATCCGATAGACAGACCGATGACCCATCAGTATTTCATTGGTGAAAAAAGCTCTGTTTTAAGTGCACCTTTGACTGCATCTTCTAACTAGATTACTTTATTCTTTGTTGGATTGTTGCTGTAGAGTGTTTTCACCCTGAGttcataataaaacattttatttcaaaatgtttcagagCAAAAgccttttcatttattttactccCAATGCTTTGCTCTTAAAAATTATCAACATAGACCTACTGTCATAATACAAAGAGCTGCAGTCATCTGTTTTATGTCGCTGCTTAAAAGGACTGACATCATTTGGTATTTTCCAAACGCTCAGCATACACAGTGAGAAAAGTGGCCTCAATAAAAGAACAAATCACACTACTCTTCTCTTTTATTGCATAGGAACAAGAACTAATGTAATGtcactttctttctgtcacGTCAGGTCTTGAAAACTTCGCTCTGGCTCAACATTGCTTCATCAAGTCCGTACAAGTTGAACCTAATGTACGTACTGCACATTTGTTCAGGTGATAAATATTATTGTAAGGAAATATTGTGATGTTTTATATgactttttcttatttcattacAGAATGTTGTTGCTTGGACCAACCTCGGTACCCTGTATTTGAAGAAGGACAAcatagaggtgtgtgtgtgatcagctgtctttttgtttttgtcatagATGGCTGACACATTCTTTGTTAAACTCTGGTCTTATTTTATTAGCTTGCACACGAGGCCTTCAAGATTGCCCAGTCCCTTGAGCCGCTTTATGTCAACTGCTGGATCGGACAGGTAAAAAACCACCATGAGGGCAAAGCCTTCTTTATCACATACACATAATGTATGTTCCCTGTACTCCAGATGCACACATGTGACACAACGTCAGGCAAAACAGTATAATTAATAAGAAAAGGGATTTTGGTAATATAACTAAGTTTACATGGAATGATCCAAGTGTTTCGAAATGGTAATTAATATGAAAGACATGTGAGCAGGGTGCAAGGCCACATTATGTTTCtgattaaatgtaaaatgagtACAGTAGTAGGAGAAGccatttatatttaatgtatacacacacacacagatatatgtATTTAGATATATGATTCTGTTAGTACGTATGTGAAATATGAGTACAATGTTTGATAGGATGAAAAGAACCAGTGTAGTATTCATAAGGTTTAGTGAATTTCTGTCTTTGACCGCTTTGTCGTTATCTGACTAAATGATTTGTCTAATGTTTTATCCCTTTGTCCTCCTGCCAGGCGCTGATTGCAGAGAGAGTGGGAAGCTACGACACCATGGATCTTTTCAGGCACACCACTGAACTGAGCACACATGTGCGTGACCTCTCAAATCCACTGCGTTTCTATTGTAATCCCCTCTAATTAGCTGGCTAATTACAGTTTAAACTTGGCTTCAActttctctgtcactctgctAAATTTTCCTCTCTAAGCCTTTTACTACTACTAGCAAGTAATAAGAGGTGATGCTACAATGAAATGTAAAGTTGATTTTTGTTGTTAACTATGTGTATATAATACCTTTCACTGCTTTTTATCTACATCTTTCCGCGGCAGATGGAGGGAGTGAAAGGTTATGCCTACTGGGTGTGCTCCACACTGCTGGATAAGAGCAACAGAGACTCTGAACTGTACCGCTACAACATAGTCCAGATGAACGCCATCTCTGCTGCTCAGGTGGCACTCAGCAAATACACAGGTAcagcatctgtttgtgtgttgatgtgcATGCAGGATCTACAGATCCCCTGGTTGTATTTGGGTCACGTGTTTGAGACAGATGTATGGAGTTTCTTTTGCATCTCCTTCAGAGCGTATCCAGTCTGACCCTGATGCCTTCATTATGCTTGGCTACTTGAATGAGCATCTGCAGCTTAAGAGACAGGCCTTACAGGCATACCAAA comes from Pempheris klunzingeri isolate RE-2024b chromosome 7, fPemKlu1.hap1, whole genome shotgun sequence and encodes:
- the skic3 gene encoding tetratricopeptide repeat protein 37 yields the protein MSSKEVKTALKSAREAIKNKEFKEALKYCKAVLKLEKNNYNAWVFIGLAASELEQPDQAQTAYKKAVELEPEQLLAWQGLANLYEKTDQWDFKVELPNIYEKLVELYASSDKTKCYEVIRKLSDIYQTDKEYSKLATVWLQLIQLKEEEAVDKKELLQLWQQMTQLLSDCLKVEEQDSETQQHLITAFEKAMVLIDPVPGEEHQKVSADYVRCLSGLPQEEAKMKEACESMLSLYPKQSYPLEVLCSHYLKTGFQNEDAVSCFSRLLDLVPDSGLGHLGLGTKALEEGRYKDAIKSLAQGLKKMSSSTGWCSLAQTQFKMHRYSDSAVSCSQGVTVCVSGDKELRVKLLTLKLEALVRSGGEKAADQALEAFSQIPDAEKDPVLVSLKGRAYLNKGKVDQALEVSSELLASNLNLAQAFVLRGFSQLAQGQQQLAEESFLEATSQSPHCAEYYFLLGQLYWDMGEETRKDRSKAHTYLLKAAKLDPHLGCVFRYLGHYYREVANDHGRARGCYKKAFELDDNDAESGAASVDLSMEQGDMDTALALLQSVIEKATPGSAKWAWMRQGLYYLKVGEHQQATADLQAALRADPEDWVCWECLGEAYLNRRSFTAALKAFGKAHQLQPSSIYSVYQAAAIKQTLGKFKEAVAEYLQITAQQDYVPALKGLGECQLSLAKSLMEDCRDGGAIDLIQQAIKNLFRAVELRPDLSCLWKLLGDACSAVSTVSPNRAQVVVPALLVGVEPNTQSHTLNQAQTLKVGERCYARALKLMSEVPSLWYDLGLNYYRQSSLPCPTEGDQSSPSLLLEKAQQCLKKAIMMDSGNHSYWTALGVVSMSKGLENFALAQHCFIKSVQVEPNNVVAWTNLGTLYLKKDNIELAHEAFKIAQSLEPLYVNCWIGQALIAERVGSYDTMDLFRHTTELSTHMEGVKGYAYWVCSTLLDKSNRDSELYRYNIVQMNAISAAQVALSKYTERIQSDPDAFIMLGYLNEHLQLKRQALQAYQRAVELLRSMSSTEELAFALGSYGRALCTSGQWEEAVHVYNSTALQELSDLTGLALAYCKAGLIPDSINAYERALAVASSEKEKAYILTALALLQHRQGNLDSAKTLLFKCSMLKEPISESLLCLCALGLVHRDATLASAALAELLKQGSASGNVTEQRCLLTCGLLALQGNYSAVQREASRAVHSNPGNPSLWALLSRLVPQYYPRKANGGAMAGHVACLSSMTQGKRALLYSGVNQLASGRHSGVDGHRNALKTMQRAVLLCPDDPGTWAGLMAACHTENTSCYLSGSAPCRQGLEQILMSVVSEKVHGVDEIERPLAQTLEGWVLQQAVSGLMLGGQLDQAEALCSQVLNVSPDHPAVMLLLRQVQCQRLLVSNAGTVLPDSVLEQLNNTVMVNPTNLGAWHWLAEVYRSQGLLVQAVMAYRQSLQLASQLGLHSSQVASLLRLASLALGPCMAGLPGKDWTDLIQEATTEVLKLGSSPMAFLFQALLQYMTKMAARETRRLLERLVYVPSQDFPVTVVQVASWYLLRHLHAKNDQELMNVLLQHAKMNRDQRLLEFHSLLASSSS